From the Candidatus Bathyarchaeum sp. genome, the window GACAAAGAAACCATGGAAATATTCACCATGGTTATGGCAGGCAAACTAAACAAGAAACTAGTTTCTGCTCTGCAAAAACAAGAGATACCTGTTGTAGGTCTTTCAGGACTTGATGGATTTCTGTTACGTGCAGACCGCAAAAAACGTCTAATCATTCTTAACGAGCAAGGAAGAAAACAAGTCATCGACGGGGGATACACTGGAAAAGTAAACCAAGTCAACAGTTCCTTGTTGAAACTGTTACTGGATAACGGTTATGTTCCATTAGTTTCACCTGTCGCGGTAAGTGAAGAATTTGAGCCTCTAAATGTAGATGCCGACCGAACCGCAGCCAATATTGCCGGCGCAATAAACGCAGACAAACTAGTTCTGCTAACTGATGTTGAAGGCTTAATGCTTGACGACAAACTGGTTTCAAACCTGCACGCTGAAGAAGTTGAAAGCAAACTCAAAAAGATTGGCGGCGGTATGATAACAAAGGTTTTTGCGGCTCAGGAAGCCCTCAAAAACGGAGTTAAAGAAGTTGTTATCTGTTCAGGGGTAAGAGATTCCCCAATTTCTTCTGCTCTTAAGCATGAAGGCGGCACGGTGATCAGTAATGAATGAAAAAGAGATAATGGATATTGAAAACAAAGTTATGGCACAAACGTTTGCCAAACGCGACCTCACAATCACAAAGGGCAAAGGTGCCCTAGTTTGGGACATAAATGGCAACCAATACATCGACTGCACTGGAAGCTACGGAGTTGCAGTTGTTGGTCACTGCCACCCAAGAATTGTTGCAGCAGTGCAAAAACAAGTAGAAACGCTGATTGCTTGTCATGCTTCGTTCTATAACGATGCGCGTTCAGAACTTTTACAAAAACTCATCAGCATCGCACCCAAAGGATTAGACAGAGTTTTTCTTTCAAACAGCGGTGCAGAATCAGTTGAATGCGCCCTAAAACTAGCTCGAAAAAAGTCAGGTAAGACAGAAATAATTGCAATGATGGGGGCATTCCACGGTAAAACTATGGGTGCTCTTTCTGCAACATGGAAAAAGAAGTACCGTGCCCCATTTATGCCCCTTGTTCCAGGATTCAAACATGTTCCAGCAAACAACCTAGAAAAGGTAAAAGAAGCCATCACAGACAAAACAGCTGCAATTATAGTTGAACCCGTCAGAGGAGAAGGGGGAATATTGATGAATTCTGACGATTTTCTTCCCGGGCTGCGAGAAATTTGTGATGACAAAAATGTTTTGTTAATCTTTGATGAAGTTCAAACTGGATTTGGGCGAACGGGAAAAACTTTCGCTTGTGAACACTATAAAGTAGTCCCAGATATCATGTGCCTAGCCAAATCTGTTGCAGGAGGTTTGCCCATGGCAGCAACTTTTGCAAAAGAAGAAGTTATGTCTGCATTCAACAAAGGAGAACACTCCAGCACATTTAGCGGCAATCCTCTAGTTTGTGCCGCCGCATCTGCAGCAATAGATGTACTAAAAGAGGAAAAGCTCGCTGAACGAGCAGCCACTCTAGGAAGTTACTTTAAAGGCAAACTAGAAACACTCGCAGAAAAACACAATATAGTCAGGGAAGTTCGCGGATTAGGTTTGATGATTGGTGTTGAGATGCGTTTTGACGTTTACAACATAATCATGGACTGCATGAACAATGGTGTTCTGGTGTTGGATGCTGGAAGAAATGTTGTAAGGTTCTTGCCCCCGCTGGTTATTGAAAAAGAACAAATCGACAAAGTAGTTATTGCTCTGGATTGTGCAATGGAGAAGGAAAACAAATGAGTAGCGAATACGCAGTTGACCTTCTAACCCGAATGATAAAAATTTATAGTCCTTCAGAACATGAAGAAGAAATTTCGCTGTTTTTGGCCGAGGAACTAAAAAAATTAGGTTTCAAAGTTCACAGAGATAAAATAGGCAATGTAATCGGAGAAATCGGTGAGGGGTCTCCAATTGTTTTGTTGTGTGGACACATGGATACTGTTGAAGGAGAAATTCCCGTCCGCATAGAAGATGGAAATCTATATGGCAGGGGTTCAGTTGACGCCAAAGGACCATTAGCAGCTATGATTGTTGCGGCTTCTAGCTTTGTCAAGGGTGGTTTTGATGGAAAGATTCTGGTTGTCGGCGTAGTGGATGAAGAAAAAGGTGGAACCGGCATACAACATTTCGTCAAAGAGGGAATCCAACCTGATTATGCAATTTTTGGTGAACCAAGCGGTTTGGAAAAAGTTGTTTTTGGTTACAAAGGAATCTTAACTGTAAAAATTGTTGTAAAAACTCCTTCAGGTCACTCTGCTGCTCCTTGGTTGTTTGACAACGCCATTGAGAAAGCCATGGAATTTTGGAAACAAATTAACAGGCTTCATCTGCGAGAAGAGAAACTAAAAAGCAGATTCTATTCAATTACTTCATGCTTAACGGGAATCAAGGGCGGAAACAGTTCAGGTTCTTTTATTCCTTCAGAATGCGAGATTTTGATTCAAATGCGGATTCCGCCTCAGCTTACTCCTGATCAAGTTTTTGAGGAAGTCAAACGAAAAATTGACCGTTACAAAGCAACCAACCCAAAAGTTACA encodes:
- a CDS encoding [LysW]-aminoadipate/[LysW]-glutamate kinase, with protein sequence MVVVKVGGSILQKVPPEIVSDIKNVLSEHQLVLVHGGGKGVTEIASKLGKEQKFVYSPKGFRSRYTDKETMEIFTMVMAGKLNKKLVSALQKQEIPVVGLSGLDGFLLRADRKKRLIILNEQGRKQVIDGGYTGKVNQVNSSLLKLLLDNGYVPLVSPVAVSEEFEPLNVDADRTAANIAGAINADKLVLLTDVEGLMLDDKLVSNLHAEEVESKLKKIGGGMITKVFAAQEALKNGVKEVVICSGVRDSPISSALKHEGGTVISNE
- a CDS encoding aspartate aminotransferase family protein translates to MNEKEIMDIENKVMAQTFAKRDLTITKGKGALVWDINGNQYIDCTGSYGVAVVGHCHPRIVAAVQKQVETLIACHASFYNDARSELLQKLISIAPKGLDRVFLSNSGAESVECALKLARKKSGKTEIIAMMGAFHGKTMGALSATWKKKYRAPFMPLVPGFKHVPANNLEKVKEAITDKTAAIIVEPVRGEGGILMNSDDFLPGLREICDDKNVLLIFDEVQTGFGRTGKTFACEHYKVVPDIMCLAKSVAGGLPMAATFAKEEVMSAFNKGEHSSTFSGNPLVCAAASAAIDVLKEEKLAERAATLGSYFKGKLETLAEKHNIVREVRGLGLMIGVEMRFDVYNIIMDCMNNGVLVLDAGRNVVRFLPPLVIEKEQIDKVVIALDCAMEKENK
- a CDS encoding M20/M25/M40 family metallo-hydrolase, translating into MSSEYAVDLLTRMIKIYSPSEHEEEISLFLAEELKKLGFKVHRDKIGNVIGEIGEGSPIVLLCGHMDTVEGEIPVRIEDGNLYGRGSVDAKGPLAAMIVAASSFVKGGFDGKILVVGVVDEEKGGTGIQHFVKEGIQPDYAIFGEPSGLEKVVFGYKGILTVKIVVKTPSGHSAAPWLFDNAIEKAMEFWKQINRLHLREEKLKSRFYSITSCLTGIKGGNSSGSFIPSECEILIQMRIPPQLTPDQVFEEVKRKIDRYKATNPKVTVTVEPVDVARAFEADRRSIIVRALAWGIRKTTLNYASFSRKTGTGDMNVLGNELKIPVVTYGPGDSRLDHTPNEHINIQEYLDSIEVLKKTLAKLPELEKKRKAIKRKTK